One Nocardia iowensis DNA window includes the following coding sequences:
- a CDS encoding cytochrome P450 yields the protein MTTAEESTADYVRLLDPAVRPNPYPLFARLREAGPFRIGTAPVVVVTSHADCTAVLRDPRVSVDRSLAKLQLGSMPIYDAAKTTAAQAKPSFLFLDPPDHTRLRRLVSKAFTPRVVQRLEPRITEIVDDILDKRSAAGTFDAVTEFAYPLPVTVICELLGVPLADEAQLSHWSSLLARTLDPTSRQATEFRADPAQVQRAGTELSTYFERLTEHRRATPGPDLLSELIAAEDAGDMLTHEELISTCALLLVAGHETTVNLIANATLALLRRPDELAALRANPERAQAIVEETLRFDPPVQLIPRIAADDLTVGDIDIRRGDLVVMLIAAAQRDPAVFTDPDRFDPSRDNRHLAFGLGAHFCLGAPLARLEARVALTRFAHRVEAPRLITDPPVYREHVNLRGPAHMPLEFSAILPR from the coding sequence ATGACGACAGCAGAAGAGTCGACCGCCGACTACGTACGCTTGCTCGACCCCGCGGTCCGGCCGAATCCCTACCCGCTCTTCGCCCGGCTGCGGGAGGCCGGACCATTTCGGATCGGCACCGCGCCGGTCGTCGTCGTGACCAGCCACGCCGACTGCACGGCCGTGCTGCGCGACCCTCGGGTGAGCGTGGACCGGTCGCTGGCGAAACTACAGCTCGGCTCGATGCCGATCTATGACGCGGCGAAAACCACAGCGGCGCAGGCCAAGCCGTCGTTCCTATTCCTGGACCCGCCGGACCACACCCGGCTGCGGCGGCTGGTGTCGAAGGCCTTCACCCCGCGCGTGGTGCAGCGGCTGGAGCCGAGGATCACCGAGATAGTCGATGACATCCTCGACAAGCGCTCGGCCGCAGGGACATTCGACGCTGTCACCGAATTCGCCTATCCGCTGCCGGTGACCGTCATCTGCGAACTGCTCGGCGTGCCGCTGGCAGACGAAGCGCAGCTGAGCCATTGGTCGTCGCTGCTGGCCCGCACGCTGGATCCGACGTCGCGGCAGGCGACGGAGTTCCGCGCCGACCCGGCCCAAGTGCAGCGCGCCGGAACCGAACTCAGCACCTATTTCGAGCGGCTGACCGAACACCGCCGCGCCACACCGGGACCGGACCTGCTGTCGGAGCTGATCGCGGCGGAAGACGCCGGGGACATGCTCACCCACGAGGAGCTGATCTCCACCTGCGCGCTACTGCTCGTCGCCGGGCACGAGACAACGGTCAATCTCATCGCGAACGCGACCCTGGCGCTGCTGCGCCGTCCCGACGAACTTGCCGCCCTGCGGGCGAATCCCGAACGGGCACAGGCGATTGTCGAGGAAACGCTGCGCTTCGATCCGCCGGTTCAGCTGATCCCGCGCATCGCCGCCGACGACCTGACGGTGGGCGACATCGACATCCGACGCGGTGACCTGGTGGTGATGCTGATCGCCGCCGCGCAGCGCGACCCCGCCGTGTTCACCGACCCCGACCGCTTCGACCCGTCCCGCGACAACCGCCACCTGGCCTTCGGACTCGGCGCGCACTTCTGTCTCGGCGCTCCGCTCGCCCGGCTGGAGGCACGGGTGGCGCTCACCCGGTTCGCCCACCGCGTCGAAGCGCCGCGGCTGATCACGGATCC
- a CDS encoding winged helix-turn-helix transcriptional regulator, translating to MTIRRPADDSVSRVVELLGDRWTILVIAEAFFGVRRFSDFARNIGITNRNLLTSRLRMLIDAGIFTRTDEGGGRVDYHLTAAGRELYPIIMAMTAWGDRHLAEPDGPPLILEHRTCGHAITPLMVCDHCHAELDPRDVDPRPGPGFHPAATTDVAI from the coding sequence ATGACCATCCGACGCCCGGCCGATGATTCGGTGTCCCGTGTCGTCGAGCTGCTCGGTGACCGGTGGACGATCCTGGTCATCGCCGAGGCGTTCTTCGGCGTGCGCCGGTTCAGCGATTTCGCCCGCAATATCGGCATCACCAACCGCAATCTGCTCACCAGCCGGCTGCGCATGCTGATCGACGCGGGCATCTTCACCCGCACCGACGAGGGCGGCGGGCGGGTCGACTACCACCTCACCGCCGCGGGCCGCGAGCTCTACCCGATCATCATGGCCATGACCGCCTGGGGCGATCGCCATCTGGCCGAGCCGGACGGCCCGCCGCTCATCCTCGAGCACCGCACCTGCGGGCACGCCATCACACCGCTCATGGTGTGTGACCACTGCCACGCCGAACTCGACCCCCGCGACGTCGACCCGCGACCCGGTCCCGGCTTCCACCCGGCCGCCACCACCGACGTGGCGATCTGA
- a CDS encoding pyridoxal phosphate-dependent decarboxylase family protein produces the protein MDENLASDLAELPALLDAVRESATEVLTGIETRPVARTPKEVGPEELPEHGIGLRRALALFRERWEPAFSGSAGPRYFGFVTGGATPASVAGDWLTAALDQNAMSGEDSSATELEHQTVGWVGRLFGLDQHTGAFVSGATMSNFVGLAIAREWLGEQLGISVADAGVGALGPVPVLSGTPHSSISKSLSMLGIGRDSVRLVPTLPGREAVDVDRLAEALDALDGRPAIVVANAGTVNTVDFDDLRAIAALRQRYPFWLHVDGAFGAFAALAPEYAALVAGLGEADSVCVDLHKWLNVPYDAAVQFSRRQDLQVRVFLNAAAYLTAPTGTPDFGHLVPENSRRLRALTAWFSLTAYGRDGHRDIVQRNISGANRLAGQLTETGLLRLVAPVRLNVVCFTLADRATPERVDALAAAVADSGETFVTPTVYDGVPALRAAFSNWRTTDADVNRAAKAINAAALALS, from the coding sequence GTGGACGAAAATCTAGCCAGCGATCTCGCCGAGCTGCCCGCACTGCTGGATGCCGTGCGCGAGTCGGCGACGGAGGTGTTGACCGGCATCGAGACACGGCCGGTCGCCCGGACACCGAAAGAGGTAGGGCCCGAGGAACTTCCGGAACACGGCATCGGGCTGCGCCGGGCCCTCGCACTATTCCGCGAGCGGTGGGAGCCCGCATTCTCGGGCAGTGCGGGCCCGCGCTACTTCGGCTTCGTCACCGGTGGAGCCACCCCGGCCTCCGTCGCGGGCGATTGGCTGACCGCGGCGCTCGACCAGAACGCGATGTCGGGCGAGGATTCGTCGGCGACCGAACTGGAACACCAGACCGTGGGATGGGTCGGACGGCTGTTCGGCTTGGACCAGCACACCGGCGCGTTCGTCAGCGGCGCGACCATGTCCAACTTCGTCGGTCTGGCGATCGCGCGGGAGTGGTTGGGGGAACAGCTCGGCATCTCGGTGGCAGATGCCGGTGTCGGTGCGCTCGGACCGGTGCCCGTGTTGTCGGGGACGCCGCACTCGAGCATCTCGAAGTCATTGTCCATGCTCGGAATCGGCCGGGACAGTGTGCGATTGGTGCCGACGCTGCCCGGCCGGGAAGCCGTCGACGTGGATCGGCTCGCCGAAGCCCTCGATGCGCTCGATGGCAGGCCCGCCATCGTGGTCGCCAACGCGGGGACGGTGAACACCGTCGACTTCGATGATCTGCGCGCGATTGCCGCACTGCGCCAACGCTATCCGTTCTGGCTGCACGTCGACGGTGCGTTCGGCGCGTTCGCGGCGCTGGCGCCGGAGTACGCCGCCCTCGTAGCTGGTCTCGGCGAGGCGGATTCGGTCTGCGTCGATCTGCACAAGTGGCTCAACGTGCCCTACGACGCGGCGGTCCAGTTCAGTCGGCGCCAGGACCTGCAGGTACGCGTCTTCCTCAATGCCGCCGCGTATCTGACGGCCCCCACCGGCACACCGGATTTCGGGCACCTGGTCCCGGAGAACTCACGGCGGCTACGTGCCCTCACCGCGTGGTTCTCGCTGACCGCCTACGGCCGGGACGGGCACCGGGACATAGTGCAGCGCAACATATCCGGCGCGAACCGCCTGGCCGGGCAACTCACCGAGACCGGCCTGCTCCGGCTGGTCGCGCCGGTCCGCCTCAACGTTGTCTGCTTCACCCTCGCCGACCGGGCCACCCCCGAGCGGGTCGACGCGCTGGCCGCCGCGGTCGCCGACAGTGGCGAGACCTTCGTGACACCAACGGTTTACGACGGCGTACCGGCGCTGCGCGCCGCGTTCAGCAACTGGCGCACCACCGACGCCGACGTGAATCGAGCGGCCAAAGCGATCAACGCTGCCGCGCTCGCGCTCTCCTGA
- a CDS encoding L,D-transpeptidase: protein MSSRRFRSSVAGMVILVIALVVAGCSASESKQPSSADPPPAAISITPAQGAQGVDPVAPVQVSAGDGMLSSVTMSNEQGKQIEGIFTPDKTAWKPTEPLGYGHTYTITAAGLTITGRSGPVTSSFTTLTPNNQTKVYFETTGGGLLDGGTFGVGAVVAAHFDEDVPDRAFAEKRLAVTTTPPVEGSWYWLDNRHVHWRPREYYTPGTKVTVAANIYAVDLGNGLYGQEDSKASFTIGASHVSIADDNTKQVQVFENGKLVRTMPTSMGMGGSETVGGKTISFWTQPGVYTVMSKANPVIMDSSTFGLPVNSRLGYKETINWATRISTDGIYLHELASTMWAQGNTNTSHGCLNLSPENARWFYDFSVPGDVVEVRNTGGAPLEVWQNGDWGVPWDQWVQGSALR from the coding sequence ATGTCGAGTCGCCGCTTCCGATCCAGCGTTGCCGGGATGGTCATCCTGGTCATCGCCCTGGTGGTTGCCGGTTGTTCAGCGTCGGAGTCGAAGCAGCCGTCCTCGGCCGACCCGCCACCCGCCGCGATCTCCATCACACCGGCCCAGGGCGCGCAGGGCGTCGACCCGGTCGCGCCGGTGCAGGTCAGCGCGGGTGACGGCATGTTGAGCTCGGTGACCATGAGCAACGAGCAGGGCAAGCAGATCGAGGGGATTTTCACACCGGACAAGACGGCGTGGAAACCCACCGAACCGCTCGGCTACGGCCACACCTACACGATCACCGCGGCGGGCCTCACCATCACCGGCCGCAGTGGCCCGGTGACCTCGTCGTTCACCACACTGACGCCGAACAACCAGACCAAGGTCTACTTCGAGACCACCGGTGGTGGGCTGCTCGACGGCGGCACCTTCGGCGTCGGCGCCGTCGTCGCCGCCCACTTCGACGAGGACGTCCCCGACCGGGCATTCGCCGAGAAGCGACTAGCGGTGACCACCACGCCGCCGGTGGAAGGTTCGTGGTACTGGCTCGACAACCGGCACGTGCACTGGCGGCCACGCGAGTACTACACACCGGGCACGAAGGTGACGGTCGCGGCCAATATCTACGCCGTCGATCTCGGCAACGGCCTCTACGGCCAAGAGGACAGCAAGGCGTCGTTCACCATCGGCGCCTCGCACGTCTCCATCGCCGACGACAACACCAAGCAGGTGCAGGTCTTCGAGAACGGCAAGCTGGTCCGCACCATGCCCACCTCGATGGGCATGGGCGGCAGCGAAACCGTCGGCGGCAAGACGATCTCGTTCTGGACCCAGCCCGGTGTCTACACGGTGATGAGCAAGGCCAACCCGGTGATCATGGACTCCTCCACCTTCGGGCTGCCGGTCAACTCCCGGCTGGGCTACAAGGAAACCATCAACTGGGCGACCCGGATCAGTACCGACGGCATCTACCTGCACGAACTGGCGTCCACCATGTGGGCGCAGGGCAACACCAATACCTCGCACGGCTGTCTGAACCTCAGCCCGGAGAACGCGCGATGGTTCTACGACTTCTCGGTCCCCGGCGATGTGGTCGAGGTCCGCAATACCGGCGGTGCGCCGCTGGAGGTGTGGCAGAACGGTGACTGGGGCGTGCCGTGGGATCAGTGGGTGCAGGGCAGCGCGCTGCGGTAA
- a CDS encoding alpha/beta fold hydrolase, giving the protein MFDNFESTRIPVDDATIHVRYGGSGPAVVLLHGHPRTSATWHRVAPRLVERGYTVVCPDLRGYGRSRGPAPTDDHAGYSKRVVANDIVAVLDSLGHRRFALAGHDRGSYVAFRLALDHPAAVSRVALLDCLPISEHLSRITAEFATRWWHWFFFAQPGIPERVINADPDSWYQGDPRAMGQENYDEWRAAMRNPEVVRAMLEDYRAGVTVDAEHERADRAAGNRLTCPTLILWSLRDDLEDLYGDPVRIWRDWADDVRGHGIDSGHHMAEEAPEALADSLHEFFRPTL; this is encoded by the coding sequence ATGTTCGACAACTTCGAAAGCACGCGAATCCCGGTTGACGACGCAACGATTCACGTCAGATATGGCGGGTCCGGCCCGGCAGTGGTGCTGCTGCACGGACATCCACGAACCTCGGCGACCTGGCATCGGGTGGCGCCGCGGCTCGTCGAACGCGGTTACACCGTGGTCTGCCCGGATCTGCGGGGATACGGGCGCTCACGTGGTCCGGCGCCGACCGACGACCACGCGGGGTATTCGAAGCGAGTTGTGGCAAACGACATTGTGGCAGTGCTGGATTCGCTCGGCCATCGCCGGTTCGCGCTGGCCGGGCACGACCGCGGCAGCTACGTCGCGTTCCGCCTCGCCCTCGACCACCCTGCGGCGGTGTCGCGGGTGGCACTGCTGGATTGTCTGCCCATCAGCGAGCATCTGTCCCGCATCACCGCCGAGTTCGCCACTCGATGGTGGCACTGGTTCTTCTTCGCCCAGCCCGGCATTCCGGAGCGGGTGATCAACGCCGACCCGGACAGTTGGTACCAGGGCGACCCGCGCGCCATGGGTCAGGAGAACTACGACGAGTGGCGGGCGGCCATGCGCAATCCCGAGGTGGTGCGCGCGATGCTCGAGGACTACCGCGCGGGTGTGACGGTCGACGCCGAGCACGAGCGGGCCGACCGTGCCGCCGGGAACAGATTGACCTGCCCCACGCTGATCCTGTGGTCGCTGCGCGACGACCTCGAGGATCTCTACGGCGACCCGGTGCGGATCTGGCGGGACTGGGCCGACGACGTGCGCGGCCACGGCATCGACTCCGGTCACCACATGGCCGAGGAGGCTCCCGAAGCGCTGGCCGACTCGTTGCACGAATTCTTCCGGCCGACGCTATGA
- a CDS encoding GlxA family transcriptional regulator — MRVVAVLVIDSVNAFDLVTGGQVFAAARLPDGAPGYAVRMCGEPAMALASGQDCFTLQTIWPLDAADEADVVIVPGGASVFDPDIRVVETVRRAAARGAVVASICTGAYVLAAAGLLDGLRATTHWLLADDFAGRYPRVEVDPAVLFIDNGNILTSAGMAAGLDLCLHLVRRDYGSAVAADTARFLVVPLQRDGGQAQFIVRPAPPQDATALQPLLTWIEQHLTRPLTLADLAQHSGLSVRTLQRRFETQLGTTPLNWLLNARIRHARQLLETTDLPIDRVAEQSGFGSVASLRHHFAHLVGTAPRNYRKTFGDPATMLE, encoded by the coding sequence ATGCGAGTGGTGGCGGTCCTCGTCATAGACAGTGTCAACGCCTTCGACCTCGTCACAGGCGGGCAGGTTTTCGCGGCCGCGCGGCTCCCCGACGGCGCTCCGGGCTATGCCGTGCGAATGTGCGGCGAACCGGCGATGGCGCTCGCCTCCGGTCAAGACTGCTTCACCCTGCAGACCATCTGGCCGCTCGACGCCGCAGACGAGGCGGACGTAGTGATCGTTCCGGGTGGGGCGAGTGTGTTCGATCCGGACATCCGCGTGGTCGAGACGGTTCGCCGCGCGGCGGCGCGCGGCGCCGTGGTGGCTTCCATCTGCACCGGCGCCTACGTGCTCGCGGCAGCGGGCCTGCTGGACGGGCTGCGCGCCACCACGCATTGGCTGCTCGCCGACGACTTCGCCGGACGCTACCCGCGGGTCGAGGTCGATCCCGCGGTGCTGTTCATCGACAACGGCAACATCCTCACCTCGGCGGGTATGGCCGCGGGCCTGGATCTCTGTCTGCACCTGGTCCGCCGCGATTACGGCTCGGCGGTCGCCGCCGACACCGCGCGCTTCCTGGTGGTGCCGCTGCAACGTGATGGCGGCCAAGCACAATTCATCGTCCGTCCCGCGCCACCACAAGACGCCACCGCACTGCAGCCACTACTTACCTGGATCGAACAGCACCTCACCCGGCCGCTGACGCTCGCCGACCTGGCTCAGCACTCCGGCCTCAGCGTCCGAACCCTGCAGCGCCGCTTCGAAACCCAGCTCGGAACGACCCCGCTGAACTGGCTGCTCAACGCCCGCATCCGGCACGCGCGACAGCTGCTGGAGACCACCGACCTGCCGATCGACCGCGTCGCCGAGCAATCCGGTTTCGGTTCGGTGGCCTCCCTGCGGCACCACTTCGCCCACCTGGTCGGCACCGCGCCGCGCAACTACCGCAAGACGTTCGGCGATCCGGCGACGATGCTGGAGTGA
- a CDS encoding nuclear transport factor 2 family protein — translation MTTAPLDRRRVGTRSNGSTGLPDAAVERAAIERFYELLFLQDHDQLLDLVADDVRFLAPWQLPGLPGIIDGREELYEHMLWWSAELWHAGHLSRITVRPFAAPHAWFANVEGEFTGRESERLYRAAYLAEVRFRDGRIAEVQQYHNTLNQIIALGADVPGINVPGYGVDSYRDDASAAGEAVA, via the coding sequence ATGACAACCGCTCCACTGGACCGGAGACGTGTCGGCACCCGGAGCAACGGATCCACCGGCTTGCCCGACGCGGCTGTCGAACGCGCCGCCATCGAACGCTTCTACGAACTGCTGTTCCTACAGGACCACGACCAGCTCCTCGACCTGGTCGCCGACGACGTCCGGTTCCTCGCCCCATGGCAGCTGCCCGGCCTGCCCGGCATCATTGATGGCCGGGAGGAACTGTACGAACACATGCTCTGGTGGAGTGCTGAACTGTGGCACGCTGGCCACCTCTCCCGCATCACGGTCCGCCCGTTCGCCGCCCCGCATGCCTGGTTCGCCAACGTCGAGGGCGAATTCACCGGACGGGAGAGTGAACGCCTCTACCGCGCCGCCTATCTCGCTGAAGTCCGCTTCCGCGACGGCCGAATCGCCGAGGTGCAGCAGTACCACAACACGCTCAACCAAATCATCGCGCTGGGCGCCGACGTGCCGGGAATCAATGTCCCCGGATACGGGGTCGACTCGTACCGCGACGACGCGAGCGCAGCGGGTGAAGCCGTCGCGTGA
- a CDS encoding TetR/AcrR family transcriptional regulator — MKPGPRERLIDAAIRLVQERGVQGTGISDLLDRSSTARQSIYQHFPGGKDELIAAATQVAGDRILAEIAAAAERGGPREAVSAALSRWEKTLSEHDFRLGCPIAAATVDGTTEPIRTAALAAFESWTATYTAVLEHSGIATAAARSLAGFVVTAIEGAVLHARATRSVHPLHDCRDQLDLLLVAQLTGVAQEDSPSAGQ, encoded by the coding sequence ATGAAGCCGGGACCACGCGAACGACTGATCGATGCCGCGATCCGACTCGTCCAGGAGCGCGGCGTCCAGGGAACCGGAATCAGCGATCTTCTCGACCGGAGCTCCACCGCTCGGCAGTCCATCTACCAGCACTTTCCCGGCGGCAAAGACGAGCTCATCGCGGCGGCGACACAGGTCGCGGGCGATCGCATCTTGGCGGAGATCGCCGCGGCCGCCGAGCGCGGCGGACCACGGGAAGCGGTGTCAGCGGCGCTGAGCCGGTGGGAAAAGACGTTGTCCGAGCACGATTTCCGGCTGGGCTGCCCGATCGCCGCCGCCACCGTCGACGGTACGACCGAGCCGATCCGTACCGCCGCCCTGGCGGCGTTCGAGAGCTGGACCGCGACGTACACGGCAGTACTGGAGCACTCGGGCATCGCCACCGCCGCCGCGCGCTCGCTGGCCGGATTCGTTGTCACGGCGATCGAGGGAGCAGTGCTGCATGCCCGCGCCACCCGCTCGGTGCATCCGTTGCACGATTGCCGAGATCAACTCGACCTACTCCTGGTCGCCCAGCTCACGGGCGTCGCCCAGGAGGATTCACCTTCAGCGGGCCAGTGA
- a CDS encoding enoyl-CoA hydratase/isomerase family protein, with protein sequence MTTSTHDTVMVRPQPGGWATLLIDNPPINLLDDRVYRELADALDQLVLDPETRVVVLESADPDFFSAHFAVDLPPESQQELAGTYSRIIAALQSPDLVSIAKIRGRARGGGHELTLLCDMRFASADSTVIGQPEVTNGLIPGGGALQLLPLLIGRARALELMLSGRNIDGSTAERYGVVNRALPDGELDDYVAELAARIAGHYPTALAEIKKAVNRRHLPPAAEFATDIKVFEHLLNAPEVRAMIDARLAEGLQTRGPLEYGLGD encoded by the coding sequence ATGACCACGAGCACACACGACACCGTGATGGTCCGTCCGCAGCCTGGTGGCTGGGCCACCCTGCTCATCGACAATCCGCCCATCAACCTGCTCGACGACCGCGTCTACCGGGAGCTGGCAGATGCCCTCGACCAACTCGTGCTGGACCCCGAGACGCGGGTTGTCGTGCTGGAGTCCGCGGACCCGGACTTCTTCTCGGCGCATTTCGCCGTCGACCTCCCGCCCGAGAGTCAGCAGGAACTCGCGGGCACCTACTCGCGGATCATCGCCGCCCTGCAATCGCCCGATCTGGTGAGCATCGCCAAGATCCGCGGCCGTGCGCGCGGCGGCGGGCACGAGCTCACCCTGCTGTGCGATATGCGCTTCGCCTCGGCCGACTCCACCGTGATCGGTCAACCCGAGGTCACGAACGGACTGATTCCCGGCGGCGGCGCGCTTCAACTGCTTCCGCTACTGATCGGCCGGGCCCGCGCGCTCGAGCTCATGCTGAGCGGACGCAATATCGACGGCAGCACCGCCGAGCGCTACGGCGTGGTGAATCGCGCGCTGCCCGACGGCGAACTCGATGACTACGTCGCCGAATTGGCGGCGCGAATCGCCGGGCACTATCCCACCGCGCTGGCCGAGATCAAGAAGGCGGTCAATCGCCGCCACCTGCCGCCAGCGGCCGAATTCGCCACGGACATCAAGGTTTTCGAGCATCTGCTCAACGCGCCCGAGGTTCGCGCGATGATCGACGCCAGGCTCGCGGAGGGACTGCAGACCAGGGGACCGCTCGAATACGGCCTCGGCGACTAG
- a CDS encoding M24 family metallopeptidase — METLDVAEAERVSALLAAEAKAVALFDEVVGRGIIAPGAREAEVSDAVRDLADEMFGTRRYWHKRIVRSGINTLEPYSANPPDRIIGADDICFLDFGPIFAEWEADFGRTYVLGDDPAKVALRDALEPLWEQGRAYFDAHPDITGDQLYTWVAERAAEQGWEFTAAIAGHLVGEFPHKQISGTELTSYVAKGSTTPMRRLDPKGRVCHWILEIHLVDRANNIGGFFEQLLDVRPPA; from the coding sequence ATGGAGACGCTGGATGTGGCCGAGGCCGAACGTGTTTCAGCGCTGCTGGCCGCTGAGGCCAAGGCGGTCGCGTTGTTCGACGAGGTGGTCGGCCGTGGGATCATCGCACCGGGAGCGCGCGAAGCCGAGGTCAGCGACGCGGTGCGGGACCTGGCCGACGAGATGTTCGGGACGCGGCGGTATTGGCACAAGCGGATCGTGCGGTCCGGGATCAACACGCTCGAGCCGTACAGTGCGAACCCGCCGGACCGGATCATCGGCGCGGACGACATCTGCTTCCTGGACTTCGGGCCGATCTTCGCGGAATGGGAAGCCGATTTCGGCCGCACCTATGTGCTCGGCGACGATCCGGCCAAGGTGGCGTTGCGGGATGCGCTGGAGCCGCTGTGGGAGCAGGGACGTGCCTACTTCGATGCCCATCCCGACATCACCGGTGATCAGCTCTACACCTGGGTCGCCGAGCGGGCGGCCGAACAGGGGTGGGAATTCACCGCCGCGATCGCCGGACATCTGGTCGGTGAATTCCCGCACAAGCAGATCTCCGGCACCGAACTCACCTCGTACGTCGCCAAGGGATCGACCACGCCGATGCGCCGCCTCGACCCCAAAGGCCGTGTCTGCCATTGGATTCTGGAGATCCACCTGGTGGACCGGGCGAACAACATCGGCGGATTCTTCGAACAACTGCTTGATGTGCGGCCGCCCGCATAG
- a CDS encoding GNAT family N-acetyltransferase — protein MPGLTNRLVGAEIFTGGEQPVISTGDGLALRPWAVGDAPVVFEAFSDPLIQRWHARSAGSVAEVRGWIEGWARMWRTGAGANWAVADVRTGRLVGRASLKNIHLDGGQAEVAYWTTPAARGRAVAPRAVAALTTWAFDVGFHRLELTHSVANQPSCRVAAKTGYALEGTMRSAGLHFDGWHDMHLHARIAGGYAVGMSGPEKDRTTAEVQEQEADFADEHSKPTHAEEHPKGAELETDESTPDGHAGMDA, from the coding sequence ATGCCGGGGTTGACGAACAGGTTGGTCGGAGCCGAGATCTTTACCGGCGGGGAACAGCCGGTGATCTCTACAGGGGATGGCTTGGCGCTGCGGCCGTGGGCGGTCGGTGATGCGCCCGTGGTTTTCGAGGCGTTCAGCGATCCCTTGATCCAGCGGTGGCATGCCCGCAGTGCGGGGTCCGTCGCCGAGGTGCGGGGCTGGATCGAAGGGTGGGCGCGGATGTGGCGTACCGGCGCCGGTGCCAATTGGGCGGTTGCCGATGTGCGCACCGGGCGGCTGGTCGGCCGCGCCTCGTTGAAGAACATCCATTTGGACGGCGGACAGGCTGAGGTCGCCTATTGGACGACGCCCGCCGCCCGGGGCCGGGCCGTCGCGCCTCGCGCGGTCGCCGCGCTGACGACGTGGGCTTTCGACGTGGGATTTCACCGGCTCGAGCTGACCCACTCGGTGGCGAACCAGCCGTCGTGCCGGGTGGCCGCCAAGACCGGTTACGCCCTGGAGGGAACCATGCGCAGCGCGGGGCTGCACTTCGACGGCTGGCATGACATGCATCTGCATGCTCGCATCGCGGGCGGGTATGCGGTGGGCATGAGTGGACCCGAGAAGGATCGGACGACGGCGGAAGTGCAGGAGCAAGAGGCGGACTTTGCGGACGAGCATTCGAAGCCGACGCATGCCGAGGAGCATCCCAAGGGGGCCGAGCTCGAAACCGACGAGTCGACCCCGGACGGTCACGCCGGGATGGATGCCTAG
- a CDS encoding class I SAM-dependent methyltransferase, translated as MTRPADIWNSAYDNDTAPWVIGEPQPAIVELERDGWIRGRVLDIGCGAGEHTILLTKLGYDVLGIDLSSSAVEFARGNAAAQQVPAARFEVADALAFGDRAPDAVPTYDTIVDSALFHVFGTEPEALAAYVRSLYALCKPGGLVHVLALSDAEPGFGPRISDAVIRESFDDGWELEDLRVTKYRGRVTESVAEEAAKLGMPESGPVDVVAWLARIRRI; from the coding sequence ATGACTCGACCTGCCGATATCTGGAATTCCGCTTATGACAACGACACCGCGCCGTGGGTGATCGGTGAACCGCAGCCTGCGATCGTAGAGTTGGAGCGCGACGGCTGGATTCGTGGCCGCGTGCTCGACATCGGTTGCGGGGCAGGCGAACACACCATCTTGCTGACGAAACTGGGTTACGACGTGCTGGGTATCGATCTGTCATCCAGCGCCGTCGAGTTCGCTCGCGGAAACGCTGCCGCGCAGCAGGTTCCGGCCGCTCGATTCGAAGTCGCCGACGCGCTCGCCTTCGGTGATCGAGCTCCCGATGCGGTGCCCACCTACGACACCATCGTGGACAGCGCCCTGTTCCACGTCTTCGGCACCGAGCCCGAGGCCCTGGCCGCCTACGTGCGGAGCCTGTACGCACTGTGCAAGCCGGGCGGACTGGTCCATGTGCTCGCCCTTTCGGATGCCGAGCCCGGGTTCGGCCCGCGGATCAGCGATGCGGTGATCCGCGAATCATTCGACGACGGTTGGGAACTGGAGGACCTGCGGGTCACGAAGTATCGCGGCCGGGTCACCGAGTCGGTAGCCGAGGAGGCCGCGAAACTGGGCATGCCCGAATCGGGCCCGGTCGATGTGGTGGCGTGGCTGGCCCGGATCCGCCGGATCTAG